One part of the Truepera radiovictrix DSM 17093 genome encodes these proteins:
- a CDS encoding fumarylacetoacetate hydrolase family protein: MKRARFIARGRALEGTLQGGVLVDHAGEAHDPESVTWRLPVTPGKVLGLALNYADHAAELELNKPEEPALFWKPNTSLLPHKGTVIYPQGAQYMHYEVELALIIGRTARRVKERDAYDIVGGYTIANDLVVRDYVTNTFRPPIRGKGWDTFGPLGPFYVTADEVANPDDLGLRAFVNGEKRQEGNTRDMIFKIPEIIAFVSRFMTLEAGDVILTGTPKGISHVRVGDTMRLEIDGLGALENDVALETEDAEPVRGQEARVKL, encoded by the coding sequence GTGAAGCGGGCGCGCTTTATCGCGCGCGGGCGCGCCCTCGAGGGCACCCTTCAGGGCGGCGTGCTCGTCGACCACGCGGGCGAAGCGCACGACCCCGAGAGCGTCACCTGGAGGCTCCCCGTCACCCCCGGCAAGGTGCTCGGGCTGGCGCTCAACTACGCCGACCACGCCGCGGAGCTCGAGCTCAACAAGCCCGAGGAGCCCGCGCTCTTCTGGAAGCCCAACACCAGCCTCCTGCCCCACAAGGGCACCGTCATCTACCCGCAGGGGGCGCAGTACATGCACTACGAGGTCGAGCTCGCCCTCATCATCGGCCGCACCGCGCGGCGGGTCAAGGAGCGAGACGCCTACGACATCGTCGGCGGTTACACCATCGCCAACGACCTCGTGGTGCGTGACTACGTGACCAACACCTTCCGCCCGCCGATTCGCGGCAAGGGTTGGGACACCTTCGGGCCGCTCGGCCCCTTTTACGTCACCGCCGACGAGGTCGCAAACCCCGACGACCTCGGTCTGCGCGCTTTTGTAAACGGCGAAAAGCGCCAGGAGGGCAACACCCGCGACATGATCTTTAAGATCCCCGAGATCATCGCCTTCGTGAGCCGCTTTATGACCCTCGAGGCGGGCGACGTCATCCTGACGGGGACCCCCAAGGGTATCTCGCACGTCCGCGTGGGCGACACCATGCGGCTCGAGATCGACGGTCTGGGGGCGCTCGAAAACGACGTGGCCCTAGAGACCGAGGACGCCGAACCGGTGCGGGGCCAAGAGGCGAGGGTGAAGCTATGA
- a CDS encoding phenylacetate--CoA ligase family protein, with protein MFNPEIETLPHAKLRALQNERLRNVLERVYENVPFYRRMFDEQGLKPHHIKGVDDLEELPFTRKQHLREGYPFGLFAVPQSEIVRLHASSGTTGKPTIVGYTRHDLGVFAEVVARSMAAAGARPGMIFHNAYGYGLFTGGLGLHYGGERLGVTVVPVSGGMTERQVTLIRDLKPQVIACTPSYAQTLAEALTEAGVAPEETSLKYAILGAEPWTEAIRRDVEAGLGVKATNIYGLSEIIGPGVSNEDVHEQDGAYIWEDHFYPEIVHPETGERLPEGEAGVLVLTTLTKEALPLIRYWTGDITTLTREVGPSGRTHARMGMIRGRSDDMLIIRGVNLYPTQIEEILADFPEVALHYQLALSRPHTLDELELRLELTQEAFHHLGCDLTREESAQVVREVCRRVQGRIKDTVGITARVTLLAPGTAPRSAGGKLRRIVDERSLS; from the coding sequence ATGTTCAACCCTGAGATCGAGACCCTGCCTCACGCCAAACTCCGCGCGCTGCAAAACGAACGGCTCAGAAACGTGTTAGAGCGCGTTTACGAAAACGTCCCCTTCTACCGGCGCATGTTCGACGAGCAGGGGTTAAAGCCCCACCACATCAAAGGGGTCGACGACCTAGAGGAGCTCCCCTTTACCCGCAAGCAGCACCTGCGCGAGGGTTACCCCTTCGGGCTCTTCGCCGTGCCGCAGAGCGAGATCGTGCGGCTGCACGCGTCGAGCGGGACCACCGGCAAACCGACCATCGTCGGCTACACGCGCCACGACCTCGGGGTGTTCGCCGAGGTCGTGGCGCGCAGCATGGCCGCTGCGGGCGCGCGGCCGGGGATGATCTTCCACAACGCCTACGGCTACGGCCTCTTTACGGGCGGGTTGGGGCTGCACTACGGCGGCGAGCGCCTCGGCGTCACCGTCGTCCCCGTCTCCGGCGGGATGACCGAGAGGCAGGTCACGCTCATTCGCGACCTCAAACCGCAGGTCATCGCCTGCACCCCGAGCTACGCGCAGACGCTCGCCGAGGCGCTCACCGAGGCGGGCGTCGCGCCCGAGGAGACGAGCCTCAAGTACGCGATTCTAGGCGCCGAACCCTGGACCGAAGCGATCCGCCGCGACGTCGAGGCGGGTCTGGGCGTCAAGGCGACCAACATCTACGGGCTTTCCGAGATTATCGGCCCCGGCGTCTCGAATGAGGACGTGCATGAGCAAGACGGCGCTTACATCTGGGAGGACCACTTCTACCCCGAGATCGTCCACCCCGAGACGGGCGAACGGCTCCCCGAGGGCGAAGCGGGGGTGTTGGTGCTCACCACGCTGACCAAAGAGGCGCTCCCTCTAATCCGCTACTGGACGGGCGACATCACCACCCTCACGCGCGAGGTCGGGCCGTCGGGGCGCACCCACGCGCGCATGGGGATGATCCGCGGCCGGAGCGACGACATGCTCATCATCCGGGGCGTCAACCTCTACCCGACGCAGATCGAGGAGATCTTGGCCGACTTTCCCGAGGTCGCGCTGCACTACCAGCTCGCGCTCTCGCGGCCGCACACCTTAGACGAGCTCGAGCTGCGCCTCGAGCTCACCCAGGAGGCGTTTCACCACCTCGGGTGCGACCTCACCCGCGAGGAGAGCGCGCAGGTCGTGCGGGAGGTCTGCCGCCGGGTGCAGGGGCGCATCAAGGACACGGTCGGCATCACCGCCAGGGTGACGCTCTTGGCCCCCGGGACGGCGCCGCGGAGCGCGGGCGGCAAGCTGCGGCGCATCGTCGACGAGCGGTCGCTCTCGTGA
- the paaI gene encoding hydroxyphenylacetyl-CoA thioesterase PaaI — protein sequence MSQSRPARGFAEHVGLEVLAAGEGRAHVRATVTAAHLNLHGTAHGGFLYTLADEAFALASNSRGAAVALSVRMDYLSAVRAGDVLEALASEEHLGRRVATYRVEVTKAGEKVALFTGTVFRLSPRQGRA from the coding sequence GTGAGCCAAAGCCGTCCAGCTAGAGGATTTGCCGAGCACGTCGGGCTCGAGGTCCTCGCCGCCGGTGAGGGCCGCGCGCACGTGCGGGCCACCGTCACGGCCGCGCACCTCAACCTCCACGGCACCGCCCACGGGGGGTTTCTCTACACGCTGGCCGACGAGGCCTTCGCGCTCGCCTCGAACAGCCGCGGGGCGGCGGTGGCGCTGTCGGTGCGGATGGACTACCTCAGCGCCGTGCGCGCGGGCGACGTGCTCGAGGCCCTGGCCAGCGAAGAGCACCTCGGCCGCCGCGTCGCCACCTACCGCGTCGAGGTCACGAAAGCGGGCGAGAAGGTCGCGCTCTTTACGGGGACGGTGTTTCGCCTCTCCCCGCGGCAAGGGCGCGCGTAG
- the dapA gene encoding 4-hydroxy-tetrahydrodipicolinate synthase, giving the protein MNVPRGSIVPLVTPFTGADACIDEAALRECINFQLRNGSHGLSCTGTTGEPSSLSLDERKFIMEFVIKEVGGRVPVVPGTGTTNLDETLMLTEHAVKLGADAVLVISPYYIRPNQNSLFAYFKRVAESVPSTPVILYNIPGRTAVNIEPATIGRLREACPNIVGVKQSTKNLDDVSYTFVHAGRDFAVYCGMETLTYPMLTLGGSGHISATGMVAPREIAAMYEHAAAGRWDEARELHYKMLELNDVLFIEVNPVPLKTALAMMGLCEALWRLPLGPMMPENEAKLRATLAKYGVLAGVRA; this is encoded by the coding sequence ATGAACGTACCTAGAGGCTCGATCGTCCCCCTCGTCACCCCCTTTACCGGCGCGGACGCCTGCATCGATGAGGCGGCCTTAAGGGAGTGCATCAACTTTCAACTTCGGAACGGCTCGCACGGCCTCTCCTGCACCGGTACGACGGGGGAGCCCTCGTCGCTCAGCCTCGACGAGCGCAAGTTCATCATGGAGTTCGTCATTAAAGAAGTTGGCGGGCGCGTGCCGGTCGTCCCCGGCACCGGCACGACGAACTTAGACGAAACCCTGATGCTCACCGAGCACGCCGTAAAACTTGGCGCGGACGCTGTGCTGGTCATCAGCCCGTACTACATCCGCCCGAACCAGAACAGCCTCTTCGCCTACTTCAAGCGGGTCGCCGAGAGCGTGCCGTCGACGCCGGTGATCCTCTACAACATCCCCGGCCGCACGGCGGTCAACATCGAACCCGCGACCATCGGGCGGCTGCGCGAGGCGTGCCCCAACATCGTCGGCGTCAAGCAGTCGACCAAAAACCTCGACGACGTCTCCTACACCTTCGTCCACGCCGGGCGCGACTTCGCCGTGTACTGCGGGATGGAGACCTTGACCTACCCCATGCTCACGCTGGGCGGCAGCGGGCACATCAGCGCGACGGGGATGGTAGCGCCGCGCGAGATCGCCGCTATGTACGAGCACGCCGCCGCGGGGCGCTGGGACGAGGCGCGGGAGCTGCACTACAAGATGCTTGAACTTAACGACGTGCTCTTTATCGAGGTCAACCCCGTGCCGCTTAAAACGGCCCTGGCGATGATGGGGCTCTGCGAGGCCCTCTGGCGTCTGCCCTTGGGCCCCATGATGCCTGAAAACGAGGCGAAGCTGCGCGCGACGCTCGCCAAGTACGGCGTTTTAGCGGGGGTGCGCGCGTGA
- a CDS encoding thioesterase family protein yields MNPIPEGYRATFELTVTDAMTVDFEQPEPELGKLHPVYATYWLTKHVELVSRKIILPFLEPGDAGIGFEVAVTHVASALPGMTVRLEATFVRQEKNRVYARVRAWNELGDLIGEGTTTQVIVPQAKLEAGFAALRERWRARKEATA; encoded by the coding sequence GTGAACCCCATCCCCGAGGGGTACCGCGCGACCTTCGAGCTGACCGTCACCGACGCCATGACGGTCGACTTTGAGCAGCCCGAACCCGAGCTCGGCAAGCTCCACCCGGTCTACGCGACCTACTGGTTGACCAAGCACGTCGAGCTCGTCAGCCGCAAGATCATCCTCCCCTTTTTGGAGCCCGGCGACGCGGGGATCGGCTTCGAGGTCGCCGTCACGCACGTCGCCTCGGCGCTCCCGGGGATGACGGTCCGGCTCGAGGCCACTTTCGTGCGCCAGGAGAAAAACCGCGTCTACGCCCGGGTACGCGCCTGGAACGAGCTCGGCGACCTCATCGGGGAGGGCACCACGACGCAGGTGATCGTCCCGCAAGCGAAGCTCGAGGCCGGTTTCGCGGCGCTCCGCGAGCGGTGGCGGGCGCGCAAAGAGGCCACGGCGTAA